The nucleotide window AAATATTTCCTGAAAGCGATTATATAGTGAATATGTCTCTAATCGGTTTGGTATTTATGATTATATCGACACAGAATTGGATCTTTGCCCGGTTTTCGATTTATTTTACTTTATACCAATTGATTTTAATTGCCTGGATCGTTAAATTATTTAATCCTAAAGAACAGCGTTTCGTGTACCTAGGTATCATAGTGTTTTATTTTCTTTTTTATTATTACGAGAGCGTAATCAGCTTGAATATTAACTATAAAAGCGACTATATCAGCTTTTAATGATAGGAGGGATAAAATGTGGAAAAGAATCATATCGATAGGGTCTTGCATATCGTAAGTACGATGGATCGAGGCGGGGCGGAAACATTACTTATGAATGTTTATCGAAATCTGGATAGATGCAAGCTTCAATTTGATTTTATTGTCCATCGCGATGACCAAGGAGATTACGATAATGAAATTCAAAAATTAGGCGGAAAGATTTATCGCGTTCCCAGCCTAGGAAATGCGGGGCCAATATCTTACGTTAAAAAACTCGCAGAAATCATGTCGTCAAATCTCTATATTGCCGTTCATTCACATACCGATTACCAGAGTGGATTTCCTGCCCTTGCAGCAAAGATTGCAGGAATTCCACATCGTATTTGTCACTCTCACAGCAACAACTGGCCAATGATTAACAGCTTTAAACAAAAGCTTGTACTAAAGGGTTTGCAGTCAATCATTAAAATCTCTGCGACACAATATTGCAGCTGCAGCCAAGAGGCTGGAGCTTTTTTATTTGGTCAAAAGGCAGTTGATGAAAATCAAGTAACAATACTGAAGAATGGTATTGATTTAGGACAGTATCTTGATGAAACAATCACTAAAACGAGTGTAATCAGGGAACTTGGGCTCGAGCAAGATGCCAAGATCATCGGTCATGTTGGAAAGTTTTCAAGGTCTAAAAACCAGGCTTTTATTCTGCAAGTTCTAAAACAACTGGTGAAAAAAGATAAAAAGTATGTGGCGCTGCTGGTTGGAGATGGTCCTTTAAAAGAAAATATTGAACAAGAAGCAGAGAATATGGGCCTTTCCAAGCATGTTCGTTTTTTAGGAGTACGCTCTGATATTCCGAGACTGATGAAGGCTTTCGATGTTTTTCTTTTCCCTTCCATATTTGAGGGCTTCGGGATAGTGACAGTTGAGGCCCAGATAAGCGGAACTCCTTGTATCTTGTCGAATTCGGTTCCCATTAGTACAGATATGGGGCTCGGCTTAGTAAGGTATTTAAGTCTCGGTGAGCGTCCAGATAAATGGGGAGAAGAAGTAGAAAAAGCAATCCATATAAAAAAGCCAGAAAGAGACACTTTAGTTAAAGCGTTATCTGAAAAAGGCTTTAGTATTCAACAAAATATTGAGGAGTGGATGAAGCTTTACAGAGTTGGTTAGCAATTTACTATTGGGGCGGAGTGCTAAATGAAGAAAAAGGTATTGATTGCTTCATTTGATTTAGCCATAGGCGGGGTTGAACGAAGTTTGATTGGGTTGCTCAATAGCATTGACTATCAAAAATATGATGTCGATTTAATGCTCTTTAAGCATGAAGGAGAGTTCTTTTCGTTATTGCCTGAAGGACCGAAATTGCTCCCAGAGAATCCAGCTTATAGTACATTCAGAAAATCGATTTTACAGATTATACGAGATGGCCGATACCCTATTGCGGTCTCTAGGTTATTAGCGAAGTATAAAGGCAGCATCAAGGGGAAAATGATGAAGGTTGAGGAACCGGGATATTTAACGATCCAATATGGCTGGGAGCTTACACGCCCATTTTTGCCTGAATTATCAAAGGAGTATGATCTTGCAATTGGATTCTTATGGCCGCATCATTTCATCGGGGAAAAAGTAAAGGCGAAAAGGAAGGTCGGCTGGGTCCATACGGATTATTCCAATATTTTTATTGATAAAAAGTCGGAAATGAAAATGTGGAAAAATCTAGACCAAATAGTCGCAGTTTCAGAGGAATGCTCGAACACCTTTTTAAACCAATTTCCACATTTAAAAGAAAAGACAATGGTCATAGAAAATATCCTTTCTCAGGATTTTGTAAGACAGCAATCTGAAATTCAGAGTGGGCATGAGATCAAAAAAGAACCAGGCAAAACCATTCTAGTGTCCGTTGGACGGCTTTCTCATGCGAAGGGGTTTGACAATGCAATCAGGGCATGCAGGCAATTAATCAATAAAGGATATGATGTTGCTTGGTATGTTGTAGGATATGGTTCACAGGAAAATGAGCTGCGTAAGCTTATAACTGAGTTAGGGCTAGAAAATCATTTTTTCCTTCTCGGTAAAAAAATGAATCCGTATCCATACATAAAAGCATGCGATATTTATGTCCAGCCCTCCAGATATGAGGGGAAAGCAGTAACCATTCGTGAAGCGCAGATACTTGGTAAGCCAGTTGTCATAACCAACTTTCCAACGGCGAAAAGCCAGGTGAATGATCGGGTAGATGGATTTATAACCTCAATGGGAGCAGATGGGATTGTTGAGGGGCTGCAAGAGTTACTTGATAATCCGATTTTAAGAGATGAGCTAATCAAATATACAAAGTCAATGGATTATGGAAATGAAAATGAAGTCCAGAAGATTTACGGCTTAATAAATGCATAAACGGAGGTGGATCTATGTCAATTCTTGTAACAGGCTGTGCAGGCTATATAGGCAGTCATACATGTGTGGAATTGCTAAATGCAGGAAATGAGATTATTGTTGTTGATAATCTGATGAACAGCAAGAAAGAAGCATTAAACAGAATAAGCGAAATCACCGGGAAGAGCTTTCCGTTCTATCAGGTTGATTTATTGAATGAGCAAGAGCTTGAAAAGGTCTTTATTGAAAATGAGATTGATGCTGTCATTCACTTCGCCGGTCTTAAAGCTGTTGGAGAGTCTGTTCGATTGCCGCTTAGGTATTACCATAATAATATCACCGGTACAATCAATCTATTAAACACCATGAAGAAATACAATGTTAACAGAATTGTCTTCAGTTCCTCAGCGACAGTATATGGCATGCCGCAGAAAGTTCCAATTTCAGAACACTTCCCTTTAAAAGCACTGAACCCTTATGGGCGGACGAAGTTAATGATAGAGGAAATATTAAGGGATCTTTATCAATCTGATCAAAACTGGAGCATCACCTTGTTGCGGTATTTCAATCCAATCGGAGCCCATGAATCCCGAATGATTGGTGAAGATCCAAATGGAATTCCAAATAACTTAATGCCCTTTATCACTCAAGTTGCTGTCGGTAAACTGCCAGAGCTCAGTGTTTTTGGCAATCATTATCCAACAGCTGATGGAACTGGGGTGAGGGATTACATTCATGTAGTTGATCTTGCCAAGGGTCATTTAAAGGCGCTTGAAAAAATAGATACAAGTAATGGAGTCGAGTCTTTTAATCTTGGTACCGGAAAGGGGTACAGTGTACTTGAAATGATAGAAGCTTTTGAGAAAGCCGCTGGCATTCCTAT belongs to Mesobacillus sp. AQ2 and includes:
- a CDS encoding glycosyltransferase family 1 protein, whose translation is MDRGGAETLLMNVYRNLDRCKLQFDFIVHRDDQGDYDNEIQKLGGKIYRVPSLGNAGPISYVKKLAEIMSSNLYIAVHSHTDYQSGFPALAAKIAGIPHRICHSHSNNWPMINSFKQKLVLKGLQSIIKISATQYCSCSQEAGAFLFGQKAVDENQVTILKNGIDLGQYLDETITKTSVIRELGLEQDAKIIGHVGKFSRSKNQAFILQVLKQLVKKDKKYVALLVGDGPLKENIEQEAENMGLSKHVRFLGVRSDIPRLMKAFDVFLFPSIFEGFGIVTVEAQISGTPCILSNSVPISTDMGLGLVRYLSLGERPDKWGEEVEKAIHIKKPERDTLVKALSEKGFSIQQNIEEWMKLYRVG
- a CDS encoding glycosyltransferase translates to MKKKVLIASFDLAIGGVERSLIGLLNSIDYQKYDVDLMLFKHEGEFFSLLPEGPKLLPENPAYSTFRKSILQIIRDGRYPIAVSRLLAKYKGSIKGKMMKVEEPGYLTIQYGWELTRPFLPELSKEYDLAIGFLWPHHFIGEKVKAKRKVGWVHTDYSNIFIDKKSEMKMWKNLDQIVAVSEECSNTFLNQFPHLKEKTMVIENILSQDFVRQQSEIQSGHEIKKEPGKTILVSVGRLSHAKGFDNAIRACRQLINKGYDVAWYVVGYGSQENELRKLITELGLENHFFLLGKKMNPYPYIKACDIYVQPSRYEGKAVTIREAQILGKPVVITNFPTAKSQVNDRVDGFITSMGADGIVEGLQELLDNPILRDELIKYTKSMDYGNENEVQKIYGLINA
- the galE gene encoding UDP-glucose 4-epimerase GalE, with the protein product MSILVTGCAGYIGSHTCVELLNAGNEIIVVDNLMNSKKEALNRISEITGKSFPFYQVDLLNEQELEKVFIENEIDAVIHFAGLKAVGESVRLPLRYYHNNITGTINLLNTMKKYNVNRIVFSSSATVYGMPQKVPISEHFPLKALNPYGRTKLMIEEILRDLYQSDQNWSITLLRYFNPIGAHESRMIGEDPNGIPNNLMPFITQVAVGKLPELSVFGNHYPTADGTGVRDYIHVVDLAKGHLKALEKIDTSNGVESFNLGTGKGYSVLEMIEAFEKAAGIPIPYRIAESRAGDAAICFADPMKAKQELGWAAEKDLHQMCEDSWRWQSKNPNGYEESNPHLSKSGDFFYAKK